From Oncorhynchus mykiss isolate Arlee chromosome 6, USDA_OmykA_1.1, whole genome shotgun sequence, the proteins below share one genomic window:
- the rras2 gene encoding ras-related protein R-Ras2 isoform X2, with the protein MTSFSCGPQKQWSGYSYFVTDYDPTIEDSYTKQCVIDERAARLDILDTAGQEEFGAMREQYMRTGEGFLLVFSVTDRGSFEEIYKFQRQILRVKDRDEFPMILVGNKADLELQRQVTQEEGQQLARQLKVTYMEASAKIRMNVDQAFHELVRVIRKFQEQECPPSPEPTRKEKDKSGCHCVIV; encoded by the exons ATGACCTCTTTTTCCTGTGGCCCTCAGAAACAGTGGAGTGGTTAT tcctACTTTGTCACTGACTATGATCCCACGATTGAAGACTCGTATACGAAGCAGTGTGTCATTGACGAGAGGGCGGCCCGGCTTGACA TCCTGGACACGGCCGGACAGGAAGAGTTTGGAGCCATGAGAGAACAATACATGAGGACAGGGGAGGGCTTCCTGCTTGTCTTCTCAGTCACTGACAGAGGAAG CTTTGAAGAAATCTACAAATTTCAAAGACAGATCCTCAGAGTCAAAGACCGGGATGAATTTCCCATGATCCTTGTAGGCAATAAAGCAGACCTGGAGCTTCAGAGACAG GTGACCCAGGAGGAGGGCCAGCAGCTGGCCAGACAGCTCAAGGTGACATATATGGAGGCCTCAGCCAAAATCCGTATGAATGTAGACCAGGCTTTCCACGAGCTGGTTAGAGTAATCAG GAAATTCCAGGAACAGGAATGCCCGCCCTCGCCAGAACCCACGCGGAAAGAAAAGGACAAGAGTGGCTGCCATTGTGTGATCGTCTGA